The Sulfurospirillum sp. UCH001 genome segment AACGCTTGCTAAAACATCGCTCTTTCTCTTTTACGATAAACGATACCACTGCTCCTGCCATTCCATAAAATGTTCCTAAAAAGAGTACGGTATAAAGCAGATACCCCACGTAATAATAGTCCTTTTGCAATAAGCAAAACGGACAGCGGTGTGTAGGCAATTCATAAATATAGGAGCTAAAGAAAACAATCAAAGCGATAATCGCAAAAATGAGAAACATAGCATTGCAGAAGAGAGTTAGCACGCTATTTTTAAGCCAAAAAGCCAATAAAGTCATCGCAAAAAAGCCATAAAAGAGCCCTACCCAAAGGAGTTCATCCACCGCAAAAAGAAGCGAGATATACGAACTGCTAGATGCTGAGAAAAGCGTACCACAGCAGCTAACGATTTTACTGATGTTGAGGCTCATAAAAAAGGCTATTTCAAGTCCAATTTCGACAAACAAAGGAAGAGAAAACACCACAAAAAGGATAAATTTTAGTCGTGTAAACGGAAGCGTCTCGGAGTTAATATCCAAAGCGTGCAACACTACCCAAAACCCAAAAAGATAGAGATTAAAAAGTTTAAACAGTGTGAGATACAGCCCAAAATCCACCGAATTAACCACACCACTAGCACACATGGCACCTGCTATGATGTTTGAGAGCTTATCACAGGTATAGATAAAAAAGGCAAACAGAGGCAGTTTAAGCATAAAGATGTATTTAATGATAGTCGCAACCAAGTAGCTCTGTTTGGTAAGGCGATACTGAAGCGGTGTACTTGCATCATTATTCCAATAAAGTGCGAGCCTAAACGAGAGAAAAAAAGCAATCACGCCAAAAAAAAGAAAAATAGCATCCAGCGTTAAAAGAGCGATAATCTCGGGCGTTAAACTCATAAGATCATCTCACCATTTTTTATTTCAATAATACGATCTACAAAGGGTACCTCAAAAAAGAGCGGATCATGCGTTGCGATCAGTTGTGTTACGCCTTGTTGTTTAAGCGTTTCAAATTCTGCGATTAATGCCATGGAGAGTGTTTCATCAAGGTTCGCCGTTGGCTCATCCGCAAGAATAATGGAAGGGTTATTGACCAATGCTCTTGCAATGGCAACACGTTGTTGTTCACCGCCTGAGAGACGGTTCACCCGCATCTTTGCTTTATGCGCAATACCGCACTGCTCCATAACAGCCTTAGCTTTCTCTTCTAAGCTATTGGGGGAGAGATTTTCAGGGATCAGTGGGGCTATCACATTCTCAAGGGCTGAAAGGTGAGATATGAGATGAAATTTTTGGAAGATAAATCCAATATTCTTTCGTCTAAGCTGTGCGCTAAAGGATTCAGGCAATTTAGAGATCTCTTTACCATCCACACTGATTGTTCCACTGCTTGGTTGCATGAGTCCAGCAATAAGGGAAAGTAAGGTACTCTTTCCACTACCGCTTGAGCCTTTAAGCACCACGCATTCACCTTTTTTAATCTCTAAAGAGATCTTTTTAAGGGCATGTGCTTCTTCATCTCCTTGCATAAACTGTTTGCATACTTCGTGAAGGACTATCATCGCATCACCTCGTCAGCATCAAGTGTTGAAGCTCTCCATGCGGGAATGAGGGTCGCTGCAATATAAATGGGCACACTGAGTAAAAAGAGTAAAACCAGCATTGAACCATCTACACTAAAGGGAAGCGCAAAAGAGGGTTTGAGTGCAGAATAGCCCATAAAAAGATTTCTAAGAAGGGGAGCTTGCAGGGCGTACACATAAAACAGTGATCCTGTTACCCCAAGCAAGAAAGCGCTTAATGAGAGTGTGAAGCTTTCATAAAACTTCTCTTTTAAAATGTCATCACTGCTCCATCCAATGGCTTTTAAAATACCAATTTCTCTCTTCTCTTCAGAGCTGAGTCCACTGGTTTTATCATAGATAATGATAAAAAAGGCAAAGGCACAGATACTAAAGAGCGCTAGGAAGAAGCCGCTTTTATAATCAAAAATATTCTGGTAACTCACCCTAATGTCATCTTGGGTGATGGTTCTCATATCGGGGTAGCGTTCATTGATTTTTTGCACGATAGTAGCGATCTCTTTGATATTGGCAACTTTTACGATGATATCGGTCGCTTTATGCTCATCCATCCCAAAAATAGCATACACCAATTTTTTAGGAAGAAGAATAAGATCATTCGATTCTAAGGCAAGATCGGAGTGAAAGACACCCGCGATATGGACTCTTTGCCATTTACCCTCACTCGTGATGAAATTAAAAAAATCGGTGTAATAATTCTCCTCTAAAATCTTTTTAACACCCTCGCCTATAATCATTCCATTCTCTTTTTCCAGAAGCTTGATATCGAAATGCTGTGTGAGGTTAGAGAGTGTCTTTGAGTACTGCTCTTCATACGCATCTATACCGACTATAGAGAAGTTCACCCCTGCTGGTTTAAAGTAGTAGTACCCCCATACACGTGGTGTAATGGTGGTAATACCTTCTATATCTAAGAGCGCTTCTACGCGCTCTAAGGGCACATCACTTTGTTTCCCTGCGATAAAACGCTGCAAGGTAATTTGAGGTAAGGTTCTAAGGGTGGTATTTAGCTCTAGTTTTATGGCATCGGCGATCATCAAAACCGAAGCAAGTACAAAAATCAGCAGACTTAAGATAAAGAAGATGAAAAAGCTTTTACCAAAACGACGCATTAAAGAGCGAATGGCATAATCAAGCAGTAGAAAGTTAGGTTTAAAAGACACGTTCTATCCTTGAAGGATGCGTGTAAGGAGCGTAACGATAGACAAAAGTGGAAGGAAAATATTCTAACAGTTCAGGAGATTCATTAAAGTAGGCAAACACTCCACTTAGGCTTCGGTGACGTACATAATGCGCTTCATTCACAAGGGCTAGATCAGGTAAGCCAACAAGTTCACTTAAGGTCTCTTTTTGCGTTATTTTTTCTGGGCTTAATGCGTGTGCCGAAGAAAAGTATATACACTGTCCCATTAGCGTGACACCAAATACGAACAACAGTGCAAAAAACGTGTATCTAACGTGCATTGCTTCTCCTTAACCTAAGAAAAGATTGTACCACAGCAAAGCACTTTTATCAATACCCTCTAAGCCACTTTGGATTACAATTAGAGATCTTAAACACTGGTGTGAAGGATTTTTATGCAACTTGATATTTGGTTAACGATGCTTGTCGCATCCATTTTGATTAGTGTCTCTCCAGGAGCGGGTGCAGTGGTTTCAATGAACTACGGACTTAAATACGGATTAAAACGCTCATACGCTGCTATTATGGGACTTCAAATGGGTCTTTTTGCACAAACATTTGTTGTTGTCATCGGACTTGGTTCACTCATTATGAGCTCTCTACTTCTTTTCAACATCATCAAATGGATTGGTGTGATTTACTTGGTCTTTTTAGGCGTTATGAAATTCATTGAAAAGCCACATTTACCTGAAGACACGGCGAATATCAAGGCATTTTCAGCCTCTAAAGCGTTTATTCAAGCCACGCTTATTAACCTTACCAACATCAAAGCAACCGTCTTTTTGGTAGCATTCATTCCCCAATTCTTAAATCCAAATGAGCCACTTTTAGGGCAATTTGTGATCATCTGTGCCACACTTATTGGAGTAGATATTATCGTGATGACAGGCTATAGCTCTTTAGCATCTAAGCTCAAACATGTCATCAAATCCGTTCGTGCTATTCAAATTCAAAACAGACTAACAGGTGCTTTTTTGCTCTTGGCGGCCTTTTTTATCTCAACTGCCAAACGTGCTTAA includes the following:
- a CDS encoding ABC transporter permease yields the protein MSFKPNFLLLDYAIRSLMRRFGKSFFIFFILSLLIFVLASVLMIADAIKLELNTTLRTLPQITLQRFIAGKQSDVPLERVEALLDIEGITTITPRVWGYYYFKPAGVNFSIVGIDAYEEQYSKTLSNLTQHFDIKLLEKENGMIIGEGVKKILEENYYTDFFNFITSEGKWQRVHIAGVFHSDLALESNDLILLPKKLVYAIFGMDEHKATDIIVKVANIKEIATIVQKINERYPDMRTITQDDIRVSYQNIFDYKSGFFLALFSICAFAFFIIIYDKTSGLSSEEKREIGILKAIGWSSDDILKEKFYESFTLSLSAFLLGVTGSLFYVYALQAPLLRNLFMGYSALKPSFALPFSVDGSMLVLLFLLSVPIYIAATLIPAWRASTLDADEVMR
- a CDS encoding ABC transporter ATP-binding protein; translation: MIVLHEVCKQFMQGDEEAHALKKISLEIKKGECVVLKGSSGSGKSTLLSLIAGLMQPSSGTISVDGKEISKLPESFSAQLRRKNIGFIFQKFHLISHLSALENVIAPLIPENLSPNSLEEKAKAVMEQCGIAHKAKMRVNRLSGGEQQRVAIARALVNNPSIILADEPTANLDETLSMALIAEFETLKQQGVTQLIATHDPLFFEVPFVDRIIEIKNGEMIL
- a CDS encoding LysE family transporter; protein product: MQLDIWLTMLVASILISVSPGAGAVVSMNYGLKYGLKRSYAAIMGLQMGLFAQTFVVVIGLGSLIMSSLLLFNIIKWIGVIYLVFLGVMKFIEKPHLPEDTANIKAFSASKAFIQATLINLTNIKATVFLVAFIPQFLNPNEPLLGQFVIICATLIGVDIIVMTGYSSLASKLKHVIKSVRAIQIQNRLTGAFLLLAAFFISTAKRA